ACTCCTCCACAAACTTAGCATTAGTAGGCTGGTCACTCCACTGTGGAATGCTCACCATCGGCACGCCGAGGCTCAAGCCTTCGAGCGTCGAGTTCCATCCACAGTGTGTCACAAAGCAACCCACGGCTTGGTGAGCTAGCACCTCTAGCTGGTTGCACCATTCCACAAGTAGCCCTTCCTCTCCTAATGAATTCACAAACTCAATTGGCAGCTTGTTCTGAGACTCCTTTGTCACCCACAGAAACTGCTTGTTGCTTGCTTTCAAGCCCCATGCGATTTCTTCCAGTTGTTTAGCAACAATGTCTGCCATGCTTCCAAAGGATAAGTATATCACTGACTTGGGTTGCTTTTTCTCGAGCCATTTGATGCATTTGTCGCTGTTTTGCGTCCAGAAACTTGCCCCATAACCTGTGTCTCCATGGATTTGTTGGTCTAGGTAGGCTGATGGCACCATTGGACCTACCATCATCAGTGGCCACAGCCCCAACATAGCCTCCACCAGCTTTTATAGTCCATgccaaaaattgaaaaaacgaAATTATAAGTGAAGAATACTACGACATTTTGCAATTCTTTGAAGATTTTTATCTATCAGAAAGCAAATGAAAATCAACTGTATCATATGTTTTGTTGGAACCCACACAAgagtcccacattggaaaaatagaaagaacTAGTGTGGTTTATAAGGCATGGGGAGACCTTATTCATTGGCTTAAGCTTTTGAGTTAAGATAGGTTTTCCTCCATTGCCAAGTAAACCCACATGTGTTAAGCCCATGTAACGTGGGCTCACCCCCTGTCCAAATTTCTAACATGTTTCCATGATTTAATCAACCTTCGTGAGTACTGATATATGCTTGTTTTGCACTATTGAACCCTATAAGTATCCAAAAAGCCATCCATTTATGTCTGGTATAAGTATCCAAAAAGCCGTTGTACTTTCGGAAAAAGATCAACTGAGCCCATGTACTTTGTTTCGAGCTAAACAAGTCCATCTACTATGAATGTTGGTCTCCGTTAATCCTTCTAACAAACTGACATTAAAACAGCTTAAGTGGATTATAATATGTGACATGGCTTTGATTTGACTAAAAATGCAAATTATGTGTAAAATGTGACATGActcccaaaaaaacaaaaaaaaaacacaaatcatttaaataaaaaagaaaaactcaaaatatGTTAACCCCACCCTGAATGAAAATACTCTGTGAGGTTGAAGCTCTCTTATACCCCTGCCTACAGCCCCCTCACAGAAAGTTGTTTCTCTTCTCCCATAGCCATAGGTCTACGGTCGTAACTTCAAGGTATGATTTTTGTTGGATACTACACAACAGGTTCTATCTGAACTCTGAATTCTCAAACATGATTTACTCCCTAAAAAAAACTTGATTTACTCTGTCAATGGCTCTAGAGGACTCATGTTCAGTTTTCCATGTTAATATTCTACGACTAATCAAGACGTTTTAGAAAGAGTGAGACGATCAAAGTATCAAACCCCTGAGGGGTTTACGCAGAGTCAAAGCACGCGGATAAAATACAATCAGCTCAAGAAACAAGGTTACAAATAAATTGTGTACCTCACTTTCCAGCTCTTCAAAGGAATTGCTGAAAACCCAGTCATTTTCATTCAGTCTGCTAAACTGCTCCAAAATCACATGCAAGTAAGCAGTTTGGCTCTCCGGCTTCGCAATAAAACTGGGCAAGTCTGAGAATCCTAGCGGAGGTAAGCCTGGCAGTAACAGAGGCATGTTTTCTTGCTTGGGAGGCAAAGCTAGAGAACCATGTTCAATTCtccaaaaaaaagaacagacCGAAGCTGAAGTTGTCAAAAAGACAGCTCCATAAATTCCAAACTGTCTCGCTACGTCTAGAGCCCAAGGGAGCAGAGAGTCATACACAATACAGTTTACAGGTGAGGCAGAGTCATTGAATTTTTGCACAAGCTCTGCCAGAGTTCTGGAACCAACAGATCTGAATGACTCCAAGTAGGCTTGTACATTTGTTGCTTGCTTGAACCCACCTTCGTCGAAACCATCGGAGATCGGCTCAATGCCTACTACAGTGGTTGCATCAAAGGACTTGACTGTGTAATAGGTGGTGGCTAAAGTGGCCTTGAGTCCCTTGTTGGCCAGTCGTTTAGCAAACTGGAGGAGTGGACTTATGTGTCCTTGGGCAGGATATGTGAGTACAACCACATGACCTTTATAATTCtgcatttcttttgtttcttctctGCTCTGGGAGTAGAAGATAAAGATATATTCATAGGCCTTAACTGGGGGAGGTTCCTTGTCCAACCACAACACTGAAAACTGTGGTTCAAGCAAGCATAGAAAAGTAGTTGCCTATCTTGACTTGCTGTTTAAAATTTAGAGGGGAGATACACTTGAGTACTTACATGTGCATTTCCATAATCGCCCCGGAAATCCGATAGCATCGGACAATTGACTGGTAAATCCTGAGCCACATGGAAGATCTCGCAACTCCCATGGACCAGTTGAGACTTGAGCTGAGGTCGAGTACAGAAAGATAACATAGGGTGACATTCACATGTTGGAGTGAATAAGGACACATCTCGCAAATAACGATAATGAAAACACCCATGACCAGTGCAGAAAGATAACACAGGGTGACATTCACATGCTGGACTAAGCAACATCTCGCAATAATGAAAACATCTACGGCCACTGAGACTTGAACTTATCATCTCCCACTTATTCTAAGAGTTGCAGGGGTCAAGTTCACCATTTCTCTCAACTATCCGTTGTTGTTGTATGAGATTATATGATACAAATGTGTTGCCAAAAGATTATCCACATTATCTAAAGCCTAACTCAGGCAGATAAGCAACTTATACCAACTATATACAAATCAATGACAGGACAGACAAATTCAAATGAAGCAACCATACAGAATAATACTCCTACTAGAAGGCTACAGTGACCGAAAAATAACTTGGAAGCTTCAGAATTTCAAGCACACCAACTTCAGGTGCCTGTGTGCCTGGATTCGAGCTAAGCAACTACAGCCCAGAAGAGTATAACTTTGTGAATTGCCTCGTCTGCTGCCAGCAGAGTCAAAATTTATGAACCAGCTATATCTACATCTAATGAAGCCCTGACCAGTCTCACTCAACTGCACAAAAATTTTAACCGGACAGTGCACATTGGTGATATATTTCCACACCAATTATTTTTAGCTTTTTACGACCCACATCACCTTGGAGAAATTGGAGTTTCTCGGACACGGCTCCGTTTTAACGCCACAAGTTTCCTTATTGAGAACCACTTCAATACACTTGAGATTTTAGTCCATCTCGTTTGAGCTTTACCAATAGCACGTGCCAAGAGGAAGCTATCGAGTGCACTTTGTAAATCAGCTTCTGATTCCAAACTGGCATTCTGAGACTGTAGATCAGTATCGAAAAACTGCAGATGGTCATCATCGCAGAAAGCTTGATTTAGAGATTCTATGTCACAGATGAGGGAGTTGGGAAGTTGGCCAGCAAAACTCAAAGTCTCATCATATTTAAGATCAATATTTTGGATACGATGCAAGGTATAATCATCCAAGCCACTTGCATTCCCAACAGTATATGCTGACGGCATGATATCTGGAGAAGAGGGATCTGGTTGAGCATAATCAAATCCACCCATCTTATGAGAGGCCCAAATCGTGCTTGTATTATAATTCTCTGTTGTGGGTGAGCCTGAGCTGAGAAGAACATTAGACAACTGCGAAATGCCCCCTGTTAGAGCGGATTCATCATCAAAAGAGGCAACTCCCCCCCAGTGTTCAAATGCAGCAATTACCAAGTTATGAGCATCAACCTGGAAGCATATTAATCATAAGAATACCAAAATGGCAAAGCATTCtagaaatataaaaagaaaagaagccaaCTCTGAGATAAGAGAAACATGCCATTTCAGTTTCAGACAGCTGTTCTGTAGGAATATACTGGAACTCTGAGAGTAACCCCAGCACCTGACCCACAATGTTGAAGACCACGCCAGTTTTCTGTGGAGAAAGAGGAGGgctatacatatacattttcTTATCAAGGACACATGTTCGGGCATGCTCAACAGTAACTTCCCACATTTTAGCAGACATTCCAGTGCCAAGGATCTTCACATGTTCCGGCAAACAAAATTGGAATAAATCCCTCAAATAAGCAGTATATCAGGTGGTTATCAATGATATAAAATTCCTCATAACTTAATGAAGACTAGACAAAGCATGAATGTTATTGTGAGTTGATGCGGTTGGAATACACCAGCTCTGTTATTCATTTTGCTGAAAAGGACCTCCTTGATAAAGGAGTCTTTGCCAACAATGTCACTGCAGAGGGTGTTCTTACGTGGTACAGAGTATTCACTAATTTAACCTCGGAAAATTTGAAAAGGAAAACTAtgacaatttcaatttcaaccAAATCTAATGAGTGTATATTTGATGCGTACAACAGACACAGAAAAGGGAACTTGTATGTCATTCAAAAAAAGAGAATTTGAGTGATCTAGTTACCGATTTCCACCTTTCTAGAAATGCTATTTCTCACTCAATGAACAACAACAATTCCATGTATTTTATAGTCCTTGACCATCAGGAGGTAGCTAACAAGGTGATCAAAAAAGTAAttttatttgaagaaaaaatggCTAATCTATAATATGTCATctcaaaaagaaatagaaaaaaaaaatacatctagGATTCTATACGATACTTTGAATTGAAAGCCTTCAAAACAGGATTACTGTAAAGTTGCAAGGGGGAAACAGAAAGCAGTGAGTTCTTACATGCCGGAGCCTTGGAGTGTCTATAACAAGCATGGTCAGGAAATCTTTCACGGTCTTGATATTCTCGTGATTCAGACGCCTATGGAAAGCTCCATCTTTTCCGATCCTTTCTAATCTCCATACTTCATCGAACAAAGATGGGGGGTGGTGCTTCTTGTACACTAGAGCAAAATACCGaaagttattttcttcatcctatgtctttgttatttttataattttcactGTTAATGTTTGAATTTACCTGCTTTCAATTTAAACCTACAGGTTTAGAATTATGACGAGAGTCCCAAAGGACATAATAAAAAGACAAACCCATCACATGATGCAAAAACTAGCAAATCCAAAACTCAGGATATTTCTAAGAGGTGTAAATGTGTAACAGAGCAGCAAACTAAATCTTCAGCCTATATACGAAAACTACAAATCGCTGCAAAAAGGAGAGAGCAAGTGATAAGAAAAGTTCAGAGCATGCAAATTAGAGTATATAACAAGAATATTTAAACATGAAAGATCTAAAATTTTAGCATAAAAATTTTCTACGATCGATaataatttgattttcaaattaaaaagtCCGCATCACCAAGCTGCTGAAAGAGAGAGACACGGACATTTTAGAAAAGCACTACATGTGCTCAAATGTTCCTttaaagaagaggaaaaaagaatagaaaaaagaagacCACAACAGCCAAGGAAAACCAATCATTTCCATTAAATTAGTGAAAGCagatattgctttaatgtttacAAAGAGATGCAAACTTAAAACAAGGGCTGTTGAAGCTTCACTATCCTACAGCATGAAACAGGgatcatgaatatatatattttacatgATATTCTTCATGAAGTTAATAGATAAGTACAGCTGTAATACATGTCATTATTTATTTGTAAATCCAAAGAGAGggatcttctttctttctttagttGGTGGAAGGGGGGATCCAtcctttcaaattaaatttCCTCTCCAGTTGCTCACAGTAACTAGTTCAAGAATCACAAactataaaaattttaaaaaaaatgatgagttTTAGAGGACCTCAACCAACAATTCTTAATGTTCCTTGCTTCAGTCCAATCCAAAGAACTCATGTTCACATCTCCATACAATATTCTGTATATGTTTCTCTATAAACAGAGCTCAAATAAATTTGCAACTCAAAGTAAAAGTTCACAATATTTCACTAGCAACAAGCAATAGGTACTTCAGGTCAAGACAAAACATTGTATCCTCTTCTATCAAGACTGCAattcaacaaacacaaacatctTCACATATGCAAAACAATATCCACAAGTCTAAGTGTCCAATTTACTGAGGGAATAGCCATAGTTTCTTTTCACATTCGAGTTTCTAACTTCTTTAATGCAATGGTTGTCACAAAAGCATTGCATCAACATTTTCAACAAGAcatgaaatttatgttttcaccTGATAGAACTCATCAATGTGATACTGTCTTTTATGCTGAGAATTGAAATTTCATGGATATCTTAAACAGCAAGAGAGTTTATATATGCTACTGCATATTATGCATATTTAccaaatataaatacatatggTACTCACATTCTCCGCGATGATCTCTGACAATGAAGGATTCCGTCGTTGCCTCTCTAACTATAGTTCCGTCAAAGTTATCCACAACTCTAGCCCCAAGCCTGAATCTCCGACTCCTTGTCCAGCTTGAATTGTCTGTAAATGAGATCTCGCCAATGAAACCAATGCCTTCCTTAAGAATCAGAAATGCATCTCCGGTGAGAAGGGGTTTTTTCCCCTCCCTCTCTCTAGCAATATTACTTGTGAACTCTTCACGTGTCCAGATGTTGCTGTCATCACCATCAAAGTCACCCTCGAGGACTACTATTTCCACCTTGGCAGACGATTCAGGACCGGTGCTTACAATTTTCTCAGTATTAGCATCAACAAGAGCAACTTTGATAGCAGAACAATCTTCTCCTTCAATTCGAGCCCCAGTGAATACTGGAAGTGAGAGATTATTTAGAAAGTGCAATTGCACGCTTCTAGATTCAGTTGTACTCATCTCTTTCCTGCTCTCCCTGCACAATGCATATGAAACTTCAGCTATGCAATTCCAATGCCAATGGTGGTCAACCTAGAACTTCTAACTGTAGATGTTTGCTATTGTCTTCCTATCACTTGCCAATGTATGTATATGAAACTCCAATCAAAAGATAGTGATCTTACTGTTTAATGCTGGATAGATGCTTTTTAAGAGCAGTCTCAACTTCTTCCTTGACCTGTAAAAGTATAATATGAAATTTTGGACCAGCTTTATGCAAAATTGATTGAACTCTACACATGCTTGTTTAAATATAATGTATATGTGCGTAGGCATTTGCGGATGTATGTGTATCATAGTTATTGATACCAGACCGGCCCGACTGTTGGATAGGGAAAACCGGAAACTGGCCATATGGTTTGGTGATTTTTTATAATCATAAACtgcgttttttttttaatttatataaaaaaagattgtgttggttcaaataaaaaatgtccCATCTTGTATGTatatcatttaatttatttccaatgctataaaaaaaggtaaataactctcgtgcacaagactctcacataatatgtggagaggctgttccaggaattgaacctgtgacctctaggttgcactcaTGCAACCCTACCACTAGGCCATATGTTCGCTTGTTAAAAGGTTAAATAGCTCCCGAACATAAGGCTTCCGCAATGGGCAACTAGAAGTAGACCTGAATATCAAATATCTACCATAATACTAGCGCCTACGTATTGAACTTGGAGTCACATAACTAACTTTCACAGATGAAACATGCTAACCGGCAATTCCACATTTCAATTGCTTTTGTCTCAGTTCTCTTTCATCATGGTCACCAACTATCTAGAAAATATGCTCCAAAAATTTTATTGGATACAACAAATTCCTCCCATATGATTGTCTATGCATACTACTTCAAGAGTGTAGGAGGAATATAAGACTACCGCTGGTATAGAGGACTTAAATACCTAATAGCCAGATTGGCCCTAACGTTCCAAGAGGAAACAATACCCTCATGCTATGAAATATTTGCTTTATATGAAAACTAAAACATCACCAATTCCTTTCAGAAATTGTAAAGGAGTCAAATAGGCTTGCAATTCAGTTATTAGTGAATTAAAGGTAAATGAGATGCATTAAATTCTCCTGGGAAACTTCAAAATAGTCCCTTATTTTTTTCTTAGAAAGAAAGATCTATCATGCCGTGGCATGACTAGCGCGGTGGCAGTTCCCCTCAAAGAAGCAATTGCAGAGCTTTTTTTGCTAGCCACAAACAAAGACACTACATTTTATTCTTCAACTTGGCATCTATATTGATGCGTTATCATTTTTTTGAGGACTTGTATAATGTGGGAGTTGATGGAAAAAATAAGCAAGTAGTCATTTGGCATATATCTTGAAATGGGCATTTGAATAAGAACTAGTCGATTCTTTCTTGAGAAACA
This DNA window, taken from Tripterygium wilfordii isolate XIE 37 chromosome 20, ASM1340144v1, whole genome shotgun sequence, encodes the following:
- the LOC119986735 gene encoding UDP-glycosyltransferase 74B1-like yields the protein MQNYKGHVVVLTYPAQGHISPLLQFAKRLANKGLKATLATTYYTVKSFDATTVVGIEPISDGFDEGGFKQATNVQAYLESFRSVGSRTLAELVQKFNDSASPVNCIVYDSLLPWALDVARQFGIYGAVFLTTSASVCSFFWRIEHGSLALPPKQENMPLLLPGLPPLGFSDLPSFIAKPESQTAYLHVILEQFSRLNENDWVFSNSFEELESELVEAMLGLWPLMMVGPMVPSAYLDQQIHGDTGYGASFWTQNSDKCIKWLEKKQPKSVIYLSFGSMADIVAKQLEEIAWGLKASNKQFLWVTKESQNKLPIEFVNSLGEEGLLVEWCNQLEVLAHQAVGCFVTHCGWNSTLEGLSLGVPMVSIPQWSDQPTNAKFVEEWRVGVRAKKDGEGIVTREELKVCIEEIMVGENSEEIRRNANKYRELAKRAVGLGGSSDKNISQFVMKVIKDKEKGKSKGQQA
- the LOC119986734 gene encoding calmodulin-binding protein 60 A-like is translated as MSQKRQQEDGKSQSQGNSSEDKRRKLKNVVQDVMWMQSLQRHLEPLIRKVVKEEVETALKKHLSSIKQESRKEMSTTESRSVQLHFLNNLSLPVFTGARIEGEDCSAIKVALVDANTEKIVSTGPESSAKVEIVVLEGDFDGDDSNIWTREEFTSNIAREREGKKPLLTGDAFLILKEGIGFIGEISFTDNSSWTRSRRFRLGARVVDNFDGTIVREATTESFIVRDHRGELYKKHHPPSLFDEVWRLERIGKDGAFHRRLNHENIKTVKDFLTMLVIDTPRLRHILGTGMSAKMWEVTVEHARTCVLDKKMYMYSPPLSPQKTGVVFNIVGQVLGLLSEFQYIPTEQLSETEMVDAHNLVIAAFEHWGGVASFDDESALTGGISQLSNVLLSSGSPTTENYNTSTIWASHKMGGFDYAQPDPSSPDIMPSAYTVGNASGLDDYTLHRIQNIDLKYDETLSFAGQLPNSLICDIESLNQAFCDDDHLQFFDTDLQSQNASLESEADLQSALDSFLLARAIGKAQTRWTKISSVLKWFSIRKLVALKRSRVRETPISPR